From Candidatus Stygibacter australis, one genomic window encodes:
- the rplQ gene encoding 50S ribosomal protein L17, giving the protein MRHKVKGRKFGRETGHRNAIMRNLVISLVEHGRINTTLAKAKEIRSLAERVITYGKNDTVHHRRLAYKVLGNRTIVKKVFDELAPGYMDRNGGYLRIMKNGYRRGDCAPMAVIEFVERSEKSAKSDNIKAEDLAE; this is encoded by the coding sequence ATGAGACATAAAGTAAAAGGTAGAAAATTTGGCAGAGAAACCGGACACAGAAATGCAATTATGCGTAATCTGGTTATCTCATTGGTTGAACATGGCAGGATCAATACTACATTGGCAAAAGCTAAGGAAATTAGATCTCTGGCAGAAAGAGTTATTACCTACGGTAAAAACGATACTGTTCATCACAGAAGACTGGCATATAAAGTTCTTGGTAATAGAACAATAGTCAAAAAGGTCTTTGATGAACTTGCACCAGGTTATATGGACCGTAATGGTGGATATCTGCGAATTATGAAAAACGGCTATCGCCGCGGTGATTGTGCACCAATGGCGGTTATCGAATTCGTTGAAAGAAGTGAAAAATCAGCCAAATCAGATAATATTAAGGCTGAAGACCTGGCTGAATAA
- the mgtE gene encoding magnesium transporter: MEAILYDQLVELIENDDFVELGTILGRYHPADVAEFINQIPTEYHHRVFSLLDNEMASDVLAELHDEYRTEIIQNIRRDRLISIIDEMETDEAADLLAELTDTVTKTVMAGMQEDDRSIYRQLLAYSEDSAGGIMQTEILAVRQNFNRNQVIEYIRKNYEEVENIHFVYVIDIENHLVGVLEISRLLLAANTALVSKIMEPATMVADVDMDQEKVANLFRKYDLMVLPVVDKDNHLLGRITVDDILDVIEEEATEDAYRLVGLNEEDRVFTKPINSVKKRLPWLTLNLFTALLVSSVVGIFEDTIVKMSFLAVLMPIVAGLGGNSGTQTLTVITRGIALGELTIHNTWQAITKEITVGLINGIIIGSITCIIAYLVKGDPRIGFVLAVAMVCNMFIAGLVGSMIPVILKSLKIDPALASSVIITMLTDIGGYVSFLGLASILLV, from the coding sequence ATGGAAGCAATATTATATGACCAACTGGTTGAGCTTATTGAAAATGATGATTTTGTTGAACTGGGAACTATTCTGGGAAGATATCATCCTGCAGATGTAGCGGAATTTATTAATCAAATCCCCACAGAATATCATCACCGGGTTTTTTCGCTCCTCGATAATGAAATGGCTTCTGATGTCCTGGCAGAACTACATGATGAATACCGTACTGAAATTATCCAAAATATCAGACGCGATCGACTGATAAGTATTATCGATGAAATGGAAACAGATGAAGCTGCTGACCTTCTGGCAGAACTAACTGATACTGTCACAAAAACTGTGATGGCTGGAATGCAGGAAGATGACCGCAGCATATATCGTCAATTACTGGCATACTCTGAGGATTCTGCCGGTGGTATCATGCAGACCGAGATTCTTGCTGTCAGGCAGAATTTTAACCGCAATCAGGTGATTGAATACATCCGCAAAAATTATGAAGAAGTAGAGAATATCCACTTTGTTTACGTAATTGATATAGAGAACCATCTGGTGGGAGTTCTGGAAATAAGCAGGTTACTGCTGGCAGCTAATACAGCTCTGGTTTCAAAGATCATGGAACCAGCCACAATGGTTGCTGATGTAGATATGGATCAGGAAAAAGTGGCAAACCTCTTCCGCAAATATGATCTCATGGTTTTGCCGGTTGTTGATAAAGATAACCATCTGCTGGGCAGGATCACAGTTGATGATATCCTTGATGTTATCGAAGAAGAAGCCACAGAAGATGCCTACCGTCTGGTGGGTTTGAATGAAGAAGACCGCGTATTTACAAAACCTATAAACTCTGTTAAAAAAAGACTGCCCTGGCTCACTCTTAATCTATTCACAGCCCTACTTGTTTCTTCTGTCGTGGGTATATTTGAAGATACAATTGTCAAAATGAGTTTCCTGGCTGTTCTGATGCCAATTGTTGCCGGGCTCGGTGGTAATTCCGGTACTCAGACACTCACGGTGATCACTCGTGGTATTGCCCTGGGTGAGCTTACTATTCACAATACCTGGCAGGCGATCACTAAAGAAATTACAGTCGGTTTGATCAATGGAATTATTATTGGCTCTATTACCTGTATTATTGCCTATCTGGTGAAAGGTGATCCTCGCATTGGATTTGTACTCGCAGTTGCTATGGTCTGCAATATGTTTATTGCCGGACTGGTTGGTTCAATGATTCCAGTTATTTTAAAATCACTCAAGATTGATCCTGCACTTGCTTCCAGCGTGATCATCACCATGCTCACCGATATTGGTGGGTATGTAAGCTTCCTCGGTCTCGCCTCAATCCTCTTAGTCTAA
- a CDS encoding 30S ribosomal protein S4: VVEIKEKSRNMIAILEAMDASASVYPWLQVEREKFMGTYLDIPLRDQIPVNIDERLIVEYYSK, translated from the coding sequence TGTGGTTGAGATAAAAGAAAAGAGCCGTAATATGATCGCTATTCTGGAAGCAATGGATGCTTCTGCCAGTGTATATCCCTGGCTGCAGGTAGAAAGAGAGAAATTTATGGGTACTTACCTTGATATTCCTCTTAGAGATCAAATACCTGTAAATATTGACGAAAGGCTGATTGTTGAGTATTACTCCAAGTAA
- a CDS encoding C25 family cysteine peptidase: MRKSILIALMLSIGVLLSGSMGVIPVSGEVTGVTLTGESDNNLELSVNISEIDFFDVNTQAGEFVNLSIAGFTSTNEVGEPKLPKIRRIFSVPLGAEVSVRINDSQMDQYQLGAYGISNQMMPAQPPLSKSDTAADVEFIYDPVIYSQNSFNELELASVEELGILRGMRLFVVNINPVRYNAVTNEILVYSAIDLDIEFNGGDAIATSELRSRTWSPVFEPIYAQKVINYHRLETRDDLTRYPIKYVIVSDRMFEDQLVEFIDWKTTQGYDVIVGYTDDIGSTTTLIHNYIAGLWDEATPEDPAPSFILFVGDTQQIPAYNGSEGSHVTDLNYVRLEGTDFMPEIYYGRFSAQNTDQLQPQIDKTLEYEMYAMEDPSYLNEVVMIAGMDASHGSTWGNGQINYGTTYYFNEDHNLTSHTYLYPDSGNNAANIVQNVSDGVSYINYTAHGGSDSWSNPSFTMADINSLDNEGQYCFAVGNCCLTNKFEVSTCFGEAWLRAENKGAIGYIGGTNSTYWDQDYWWGVGAGDVVTNPTFEETGAGAYDGMWHEHDEEFSQWYTVGFAYIMAGNLAVVEGGSMMNYYWEIYALMGDPSLSVFFSEAEEISAEYPEELLLGLNSMEIICDPYSYVALTYDGEIMGVGLVDDSGVINLEYEPFDEPCMATLTITGQNLQPLITQVQVIPNEGAYLILDAYEVMSGDDDVINGGESTSVSLDIENLGMEDAEETVMTIGCFDEYITLESTSLELGLIPAQTLVEFEELINFEVAEDIPFGHPIRMDLQFTTSNGSWMEELNLSAYAPPGLWIDPAMIEAEIDSTEIYTTTFAISNYLDDPVAYSIRTESDDRGRDLTGSYMECDHHHFEPGEQYQWIVTAYNLSPDGEWVTDVSVTLPEGVYVENTGQMLGGSGGAMEPDITSGDGITITWHGATPSGYGYLHEGQYAEAVIVLTVDDAYTGYIVCDYEITGDSYGGDPHVINGSFELSYPLSWISLDNTEGELEYGQTDFIEVSLNPEGMEAGVYECEIVITDSRIETRIPVTMEITAPSVNDNGITGITLLHGNYPNPFNPETTIAYSLKQAEAVVLEIYNIKGQKVAMLVNSEQSAGDHNVIWKGKDVMGNAVGSGIYLYRLQAGDYSSAGKMMLLK; the protein is encoded by the coding sequence ATGAGAAAGAGTATTTTAATAGCTCTGATGCTGTCAATAGGAGTATTATTGTCAGGCAGTATGGGAGTTATACCAGTTTCTGGTGAAGTTACGGGGGTAACATTAACCGGAGAAAGTGACAACAATCTGGAACTTAGTGTAAACATCAGTGAGATCGATTTTTTTGATGTGAACACACAAGCGGGAGAATTTGTAAATTTATCAATTGCGGGATTTACCAGCACAAATGAAGTTGGTGAGCCAAAATTACCAAAAATTCGTAGAATATTCAGTGTGCCGTTAGGTGCAGAAGTAAGCGTGAGAATTAATGATTCTCAAATGGATCAATATCAACTGGGAGCTTATGGCATAAGCAATCAGATGATGCCGGCTCAACCACCGTTATCTAAGAGTGATACTGCTGCTGATGTGGAATTTATTTATGATCCGGTGATATATAGTCAGAATAGTTTTAATGAACTGGAACTGGCAAGTGTTGAAGAGCTGGGGATTTTACGTGGAATGCGTTTATTCGTTGTAAATATTAATCCGGTGCGTTATAATGCAGTCACAAATGAGATACTGGTATATAGCGCGATCGATCTGGATATTGAATTTAATGGTGGAGATGCAATAGCCACGTCAGAGCTTCGCAGTCGTACCTGGTCACCCGTATTTGAACCGATATATGCTCAGAAAGTGATCAATTATCACAGGCTGGAAACTAGAGATGACCTGACCCGTTATCCGATCAAGTATGTGATCGTCTCCGACCGGATGTTTGAAGATCAATTAGTAGAATTTATCGACTGGAAAACAACTCAGGGTTATGATGTGATAGTAGGTTATACAGATGATATAGGCAGCACAACTACATTGATCCATAATTATATAGCGGGATTATGGGATGAGGCGACACCAGAAGATCCAGCTCCCAGTTTTATATTATTCGTGGGTGATACTCAGCAGATACCAGCGTATAATGGCAGTGAGGGCAGTCATGTAACGGATTTGAATTATGTACGTTTGGAAGGCACAGATTTCATGCCGGAGATATATTATGGCAGATTCAGCGCGCAGAATACAGATCAGTTACAGCCTCAGATAGATAAGACACTTGAATATGAAATGTATGCTATGGAAGATCCGAGCTATTTGAATGAAGTAGTAATGATAGCTGGCATGGATGCCAGTCACGGCAGCACCTGGGGAAATGGACAGATCAATTATGGTACTACCTATTATTTTAATGAGGATCATAATCTAACTTCTCATACTTATCTGTATCCAGATTCGGGTAATAATGCAGCCAATATCGTACAGAACGTGTCTGATGGAGTATCATATATTAATTACACTGCACATGGCGGTTCGGATTCCTGGTCAAATCCGTCTTTTACGATGGCTGATATCAATAGTCTTGATAATGAAGGGCAATATTGTTTTGCAGTAGGAAATTGCTGTTTAACAAATAAATTTGAAGTAAGCACTTGTTTTGGAGAAGCCTGGCTGAGGGCAGAGAATAAGGGTGCAATAGGATATATCGGTGGGACTAATTCTACTTATTGGGATCAAGACTACTGGTGGGGTGTTGGAGCTGGTGACGTAGTGACAAATCCTACTTTTGAAGAAACTGGTGCTGGGGCTTATGATGGTATGTGGCACGAGCATGATGAGGAATTCAGCCAATGGTACACCGTGGGATTTGCCTATATAATGGCAGGAAATCTGGCAGTAGTTGAAGGTGGTAGTATGATGAACTATTACTGGGAGATTTATGCTTTAATGGGAGATCCATCCTTAAGTGTATTTTTCAGCGAAGCAGAAGAAATTTCTGCAGAATATCCAGAAGAATTACTTCTGGGACTTAATAGTATGGAAATAATTTGCGATCCCTATTCTTATGTGGCGTTAACCTATGATGGTGAGATCATGGGTGTGGGACTTGTAGATGATAGTGGTGTGATCAATCTGGAATATGAGCCATTTGATGAACCATGTATGGCAACTTTGACAATAACAGGTCAAAATCTTCAGCCACTGATAACACAGGTGCAGGTAATACCTAACGAGGGAGCATATCTGATACTTGATGCTTATGAGGTAATGAGTGGAGATGATGATGTGATCAATGGTGGAGAAAGTACTTCAGTATCACTGGATATTGAGAATCTGGGTATGGAAGATGCTGAGGAAACAGTGATGACCATAGGTTGTTTTGATGAATATATAACTCTGGAATCGACATCTTTGGAACTGGGACTTATTCCAGCACAGACCCTTGTGGAATTTGAGGAATTGATAAATTTTGAAGTAGCAGAAGATATTCCTTTTGGTCATCCGATCAGAATGGATCTACAATTTACAACCTCGAATGGAAGCTGGATGGAAGAATTAAATCTTAGTGCTTATGCACCTCCGGGCTTATGGATAGACCCGGCTATGATCGAAGCAGAAATTGACAGCACAGAGATATATACCACAACATTTGCAATCTCTAATTATTTAGATGACCCTGTTGCATATAGTATCCGGACCGAATCTGATGATAGAGGCAGAGACCTGACAGGTAGTTATATGGAATGCGATCACCATCATTTTGAACCAGGTGAGCAATATCAATGGATAGTGACAGCATATAATTTGAGCCCTGATGGCGAGTGGGTAACAGATGTAAGTGTTACTCTACCAGAAGGAGTATATGTAGAAAACACCGGACAGATGTTAGGCGGAAGTGGTGGAGCAATGGAGCCTGATATTACCAGTGGAGATGGAATAACTATCACCTGGCATGGAGCAACTCCATCTGGATATGGTTATCTTCATGAAGGTCAGTATGCTGAAGCAGTGATAGTGTTAACGGTTGATGATGCCTATACGGGATACATTGTGTGTGATTATGAGATAACTGGAGATAGTTATGGTGGCGATCCGCATGTGATCAATGGCAGCTTTGAATTATCATATCCCTTAAGCTGGATAAGTCTTGATAACACAGAGGGTGAATTGGAATATGGACAGACAGATTTTATCGAAGTGAGCCTTAATCCAGAAGGGATGGAAGCTGGGGTTTATGAATGTGAGATAGTGATCACAGATAGCCGTATCGAAACGCGGATACCGGTAACTATGGAAATAACAGCTCCCAGCGTTAATGACAATGGGATCACCGGAATTACTTTGTTACATGGAAATTATCCTAATCCATTTAATCCAGAAACCACGATAGCATATTCACTTAAACAGGCAGAAGCTGTAGTACTTGAGATATATAATATTAAGGGTCAGAAAGTTGCTATGTTAGTAAACAGTGAACAATCAGCAGGAGATCATAATGTAATATGGAAAGGCAAAGATGTCATGGGTAACGCAGTTGGTAGTGGCATTTATCTATATAGATTGCAAGCGGGAGATTATAGCTCTGCTGGCAAGATGATGCTGTTGAAATAA
- a CDS encoding RDD family protein, translating into MKDEDIHYEKCPACGSSISANESICPNCGLTLSVEALPEESEETKTCPVCGREYPETVINCDCGYNFVKHRDNIDVSPVWRRFANFVIDISFCAVLNRLIFINLTSTIFENLLSFLSSISSLLIVIINFIIFGLLIPFIYYVLSESLFQKTLGKLFSRTKVIMINGSKPNLLTIVIRTLIRFVPFEYLSFGFGIWWHDQWTKTRVVKG; encoded by the coding sequence ATGAAAGATGAAGATATTCATTACGAAAAATGTCCAGCATGTGGAAGCAGTATAAGCGCTAATGAAAGTATTTGTCCAAATTGTGGTTTAACACTTTCAGTTGAAGCCTTACCAGAAGAATCGGAAGAAACAAAAACTTGTCCTGTATGTGGAAGAGAATATCCTGAAACAGTTATAAATTGTGATTGTGGCTATAATTTCGTAAAACACAGAGATAATATCGATGTTTCACCAGTTTGGAGGAGATTTGCTAATTTTGTTATCGATATTTCCTTTTGTGCAGTATTAAATCGTCTAATATTTATAAATTTAACATCTACGATATTTGAAAATTTACTTAGTTTCTTAAGCAGTATTTCATCACTTCTAATCGTTATTATTAATTTTATCATTTTTGGGCTATTAATTCCTTTCATTTATTACGTGTTGAGTGAGAGCCTGTTTCAAAAAACACTGGGAAAATTATTTTCAAGAACTAAGGTCATAATGATAAATGGATCAAAACCAAATTTATTGACAATAGTAATAAGAACACTTATTAGATTTGTTCCTTTTGAATATTTATCATTTGGATTTGGAATATGGTGGCATGATCAGTGGACTAAAACAAGAGTGGTTAAAGGATAA
- a CDS encoding DNA-directed RNA polymerase subunit alpha, with the protein MTLLEPLQLPEKVEVDQDSYTSTYGKFEIGPLEPGFGTTIANTLRRVLLSAIQGAAVRYVKIEGLHHEFTPIPGCESDFIDLILRLKKLVVQSETIQETKLVLEHKGIGKITAAEIQETADITIINKDLVLAEMTEDMEFHMEIWVGIGRGYVPSDLQNVEDFPTGVIPIDSIYSPITRVNYSIEKQRVGQRIDYDKIIMEIYSDGSIDCRDALYLSAKILRDLYDKLVLFEKEPEYIEEVQMDPELEELEKIFNMNVNELELSVRCSNCLAAAKIDTIGELVSKNENEMLKYRNFGKKSLEEINALLEKYNLGLGYDVEGKSEEIAEARTKVTVR; encoded by the coding sequence ATGACTTTACTTGAACCGTTACAGTTGCCCGAAAAAGTCGAAGTTGATCAGGATTCCTATACATCAACTTACGGCAAGTTTGAAATCGGTCCCTTGGAACCTGGCTTTGGTACAACCATTGCTAACACACTGAGAAGAGTTCTGCTTTCTGCAATTCAGGGTGCGGCTGTCAGATATGTCAAAATCGAAGGTCTGCATCATGAATTTACACCCATTCCTGGATGTGAATCTGATTTTATTGATCTTATTCTCAGACTCAAGAAACTGGTGGTGCAATCAGAGACTATTCAGGAGACCAAACTTGTTCTGGAACACAAGGGCATCGGCAAGATCACTGCTGCTGAAATCCAGGAAACTGCTGATATTACAATTATCAACAAAGATCTGGTGCTGGCAGAAATGACTGAAGATATGGAATTCCATATGGAAATCTGGGTTGGTATTGGTAGAGGATATGTTCCTTCTGATTTACAGAATGTGGAAGATTTTCCTACTGGTGTTATTCCCATTGATTCCATATATTCTCCCATAACCCGTGTGAACTACTCCATTGAGAAGCAGCGCGTGGGTCAGAGAATAGATTACGATAAGATCATCATGGAAATATATTCTGATGGCAGTATTGATTGCCGCGATGCTTTATATCTTTCTGCAAAGATCCTGCGTGACCTCTATGATAAACTGGTTCTTTTTGAAAAAGAACCTGAATATATTGAGGAAGTTCAGATGGATCCTGAGCTGGAAGAGTTGGAAAAAATATTCAATATGAATGTGAATGAACTGGAACTTTCGGTTCGCTGCAGTAATTGTCTGGCTGCTGCCAAGATCGATACTATCGGCGAATTGGTTTCCAAAAATGAAAATGAAATGCTTAAGTATCGTAACTTTGGAAAGAAATCACTGGAAGAGATCAATGCTCTCCTGGAAAAATATAACCTTGGTTTAGGTTATGATGTTGAAGGAAAATCCGAAGAAATTGCTGAAGCAAGAACAAAAGTTACAGTAAGATAG